The Flavobacterium commune genome contains a region encoding:
- a CDS encoding carbohydrate-binding family 9-like protein yields the protein MKYLALVFGLISVIGFTQSKKGMVPKTYVAYKTIDKIVVDGDDSDASWSKVDWSDAFIDIEGVQKPKYNTQVKMLWDETNYYILAKMQEPHVWANLKQRDTIIFYNNDFEVFIDPDGDTFNYYELEINALNTVWDLFLSKPYRENDLVVLNDWNITGLQSAVKISGTLNNPNDTDEGWMLEIAIPWAAYQKSYGEDNVPRDNFWRVNFSRVNWQHDIINGKYERKKDAAGKFLPEYNWVWSPQGVINMHEPEKWGYVYFSSKEGKDIFTIPQDEKVKWELYTLYRAQKRYYQKNNTWAKSLELLSKSPIVIDGKTIKPVLENYKTGYTISVKSPFSNKIVTIKEDGRFLK from the coding sequence ATGAAATACTTAGCCCTTGTATTCGGATTAATTTCTGTAATTGGTTTTACCCAATCCAAAAAAGGAATGGTGCCAAAAACGTATGTAGCTTATAAAACTATCGATAAAATTGTAGTAGATGGCGACGATTCGGATGCTTCCTGGTCTAAAGTAGATTGGTCAGATGCTTTTATCGATATCGAAGGCGTACAAAAACCAAAGTACAATACACAAGTAAAAATGCTTTGGGATGAGACCAATTATTACATTTTGGCTAAAATGCAGGAACCACATGTTTGGGCAAACTTAAAACAGCGCGATACTATTATTTTTTACAATAACGATTTTGAAGTTTTTATCGATCCAGATGGCGATACTTTTAATTATTACGAATTAGAAATCAACGCCTTAAATACCGTCTGGGATTTATTTTTATCAAAACCTTACAGAGAAAATGATCTTGTGGTTTTAAACGATTGGAATATTACAGGGTTGCAATCGGCGGTTAAGATAAGCGGCACTTTAAATAATCCAAACGATACCGATGAAGGCTGGATGCTGGAAATTGCGATTCCGTGGGCTGCCTATCAAAAATCGTACGGAGAGGACAATGTACCAAGAGATAATTTTTGGAGAGTCAATTTCTCGAGAGTCAATTGGCAACATGATATTATCAATGGCAAATACGAAAGGAAGAAAGATGCCGCTGGAAAATTTTTGCCTGAATACAATTGGGTTTGGTCTCCGCAAGGGGTAATCAACATGCACGAACCTGAAAAATGGGGTTATGTTTATTTTTCTTCGAAAGAAGGAAAAGATATATTTACCATTCCACAAGATGAAAAAGTAAAATGGGAATTGTACACACTGTATCGTGCACAAAAAAGATATTATCAAAAAAACAACACTTGGGCTAAATCATTAGAATTATTGAGTAAAAGTCCTATTGTCATTGACGGAAAAACAATAAAACCCGTTTTAGAAAATTACAAAACAGGATATACTATTTCCGTAAAGAGTCCTTTTTCCAATAAAATAGTGACTATTAAAGAAGACGGTCGGTTTTTAAAGTAA
- a CDS encoding glycoside hydrolase family 18 protein, producing the protein MIQLKQNNTATKSVFLILITSLFLACASLGKKENQSKDDFKIIGYVAGYEKFDPAKVDATKLTHINYAFANIVDGNVQFELATDKAKIESVIGLKKQNPDLKVLYSIGGWVWSDQFSNIAAYAESREKFAKSAVKLMKSYGFDGIDIDWEFPGQRAEDNVFRPSDKENFTLLLAELSNQLEIQTKADNTHYLLTIAAGADQEYLNHTDLKKAHQYLDFINLMCYDFYNGWFFQTGHHANLYPSKEEKFGGNSSSQSVDLFLKAGVPANKLILGIPFYGRKWEKVVPTNNGLYQSAQTGSAIVASWEIAADMKSGKFQELYDDSAKASYLWNAQDKIFISYETPREIALKSAFIKQKKLGGAMFWEYSLDNKQELLNKLYETMTAKK; encoded by the coding sequence ATGATTCAATTGAAACAGAACAATACAGCAACCAAATCCGTTTTTTTAATCCTAATTACTAGCTTATTTCTGGCTTGTGCTTCATTGGGAAAAAAAGAAAATCAATCGAAAGACGATTTTAAAATAATTGGATATGTTGCTGGTTACGAAAAATTTGATCCAGCAAAAGTAGATGCCACTAAATTGACACACATTAATTATGCATTTGCCAATATTGTTGATGGGAATGTACAATTTGAGTTGGCTACCGATAAGGCAAAAATCGAAAGCGTAATAGGGCTTAAAAAGCAAAATCCTGATTTAAAAGTATTGTACTCTATTGGTGGCTGGGTTTGGTCAGACCAATTTTCGAATATTGCGGCTTATGCTGAATCCAGAGAAAAATTTGCTAAAAGTGCTGTGAAATTAATGAAATCGTATGGTTTTGACGGCATTGATATCGACTGGGAATTTCCAGGACAACGTGCAGAGGATAATGTTTTTAGACCTTCGGATAAAGAAAATTTTACTTTGTTGTTGGCTGAATTGAGCAATCAATTAGAAATTCAAACGAAAGCAGATAATACCCATTATTTACTAACCATTGCCGCAGGAGCAGATCAGGAATATTTGAACCATACCGATTTAAAAAAGGCGCATCAGTATCTGGATTTTATAAACCTAATGTGTTACGATTTTTATAACGGTTGGTTTTTTCAAACCGGACATCATGCTAATTTATATCCGTCTAAAGAAGAAAAATTTGGAGGAAACAGTAGTAGTCAATCAGTAGATTTATTTTTAAAAGCAGGCGTTCCTGCAAACAAACTTATTTTAGGAATTCCTTTTTATGGAAGAAAATGGGAGAAAGTTGTACCAACAAATAATGGTTTATACCAATCCGCTCAAACAGGAAGCGCTATTGTGGCATCCTGGGAAATTGCAGCCGATATGAAATCAGGAAAATTTCAGGAATTATATGATGATTCGGCAAAAGCTTCCTATTTATGGAATGCACAGGACAAGATTTTTATTTCTTATGAAACGCCAAGAGAAATTGCCTTAAAATCAGCATTTATCAAACAAAAAAAACTAGGCGGTGCTATGTTTTGGGAATACAGTTTAGACAACAAGCAAGAGTTATTGAACAAGCTGTATGAAACTATGACCGCCAAAAAATAA
- a CDS encoding family 10 glycosylhydrolase, with product MKYITLLIIGYFLVSFNIRDFEKNSIQKGETKTEFKFGVWITADAKRTNESYTEEFKKYKNAGIDEVLINTSTSPELLKRLVPIAAKEGLKVHAWIMTMNRPGDAVALQHPDWYMVSRSGKSCFDDRPYVDYYQWLSPSHPEARQHIYDLLEGLAKVKGIESVHLDYIRYPDVFLPVGLLPKYNLVQNTELPDYDFDYSDASVNAFMKEFGRDPRKLEHPEIDMEWKQFRLNQIKNVVDHAYEIAHKNGKKLTAAVFPYPEMADHMVRQRWDKWNIDEVYPMIYHNFYNEGMNWIGFATQQGVTDLKGKQTKLNTGIYIPGVESEEELRKTILLAKENGAAGVTFFDGPAISDAYLKVIAATKASLK from the coding sequence ATGAAATATATCACACTACTCATAATTGGATATTTTTTAGTGTCCTTTAATATTCGGGATTTCGAAAAGAATAGCATTCAAAAGGGTGAAACTAAAACCGAATTCAAATTTGGAGTATGGATTACTGCGGATGCTAAAAGAACAAACGAATCTTATACCGAAGAATTTAAAAAATATAAAAATGCAGGAATTGATGAAGTGTTGATTAATACCAGCACAAGTCCCGAACTTTTAAAAAGATTAGTTCCAATAGCTGCCAAAGAAGGTTTAAAAGTACACGCCTGGATTATGACCATGAATCGTCCGGGAGATGCTGTGGCTCTACAACATCCGGATTGGTATATGGTTAGCCGAAGTGGAAAATCTTGTTTTGACGATCGTCCTTATGTGGATTATTACCAATGGTTGTCACCAAGTCATCCCGAAGCACGCCAGCATATTTATGATTTACTGGAAGGATTGGCAAAAGTAAAAGGCATCGAAAGTGTGCATTTAGATTACATCCGTTATCCCGATGTGTTTTTACCTGTTGGATTATTACCGAAATACAATTTGGTACAAAACACCGAGTTACCCGATTACGATTTTGATTATTCGGATGCCAGCGTAAATGCTTTTATGAAGGAATTTGGCAGAGATCCAAGAAAACTGGAACATCCTGAAATAGATATGGAATGGAAACAATTTCGTTTGAATCAAATTAAAAATGTGGTGGATCATGCTTATGAAATTGCACACAAAAACGGAAAAAAATTAACCGCAGCGGTATTTCCTTATCCAGAAATGGCCGATCACATGGTGCGTCAACGTTGGGACAAATGGAATATTGATGAAGTGTATCCGATGATTTATCATAACTTTTATAATGAAGGAATGAATTGGATAGGTTTTGCTACCCAACAAGGAGTTACTGATTTAAAAGGAAAACAAACCAAATTAAACACAGGAATTTACATTCCAGGTGTAGAAAGTGAAGAGGAATTGAGAAAAACGATTTTATTAGCGAAAGAAAACGGTGCAGCTGGAGTTACTTTTTTTGATGGTCCAGCCATTTCTGATGCCTATTTAAAAGTCATTGCAGCAACCAAAGCAAGTTTGAAATAA
- a CDS encoding isoaspartyl peptidase/L-asparaginase family protein: MSNRRDFIKKTTLGTFAVSSLFGLQGVAQNTEEVKKEPVKKVKKPVVISTWNHGLPANAETWKQLKAGKPALDAIEAGMKIPEADPNVRSVGYGGYPDREGKVTLDACIMDHNSNCGSVSFLQGIMHPISVAKRVLENTPHVMLSGQGALQFALSEGFKEENLLTPESEKDWKKWLEESKYKPVINIENHDTISMLMIDEDGNLSGGCTTSGAAWKMHGRVGDSPIIGAGLFLDNEVGAAAATGLGEAVIRTAGSAMVVELMRQGKSPFEACKEITERIYNKHKNHKDMEYLQVGFIALNKNGEHAGYSLRSGFNYAICDDEKGNRMEDAKFKMSWDK; the protein is encoded by the coding sequence ATGTCAAACAGAAGAGATTTTATCAAAAAAACTACATTAGGAACATTCGCTGTAAGCTCATTATTTGGATTACAGGGAGTGGCTCAAAATACCGAAGAAGTAAAAAAAGAGCCTGTCAAAAAAGTAAAAAAACCGGTAGTGATCTCTACCTGGAATCATGGTTTGCCTGCTAATGCAGAAACCTGGAAACAATTAAAAGCAGGAAAACCAGCTCTGGATGCAATAGAAGCCGGAATGAAAATTCCGGAAGCTGATCCTAATGTACGCAGTGTGGGTTACGGAGGATATCCGGATCGTGAAGGAAAGGTAACATTAGACGCCTGCATTATGGATCACAACAGCAATTGCGGATCTGTTTCTTTTTTGCAAGGAATTATGCATCCTATTTCGGTAGCGAAAAGAGTTTTAGAGAATACGCCACACGTTATGTTATCCGGGCAAGGCGCATTACAGTTTGCACTTTCAGAAGGATTTAAAGAAGAAAATTTACTAACCCCAGAATCAGAGAAAGACTGGAAAAAATGGTTAGAGGAATCCAAATATAAACCTGTTATTAATATTGAAAATCACGATACCATTAGTATGCTGATGATTGATGAAGACGGAAACCTTTCTGGCGGCTGTACTACAAGTGGGGCAGCCTGGAAAATGCACGGTCGTGTTGGTGATTCTCCCATTATTGGAGCAGGACTTTTTCTGGATAATGAAGTTGGTGCAGCTGCGGCAACAGGATTAGGAGAAGCAGTGATTCGAACAGCTGGAAGTGCTATGGTGGTGGAGTTAATGCGTCAGGGAAAATCACCATTCGAAGCTTGTAAAGAAATCACTGAACGTATTTACAACAAACATAAAAACCATAAAGACATGGAATATTTACAAGTGGGATTTATTGCTTTGAATAAAAATGGTGAGCACGCTGGGTATAGTTTACGTTCTGGTTTCAACTATGCCATTTGCGATGACGAAAAAGGAAACAGAATGGAAGATGCAAAATTTAAAATGTCCTGGGACAAATAA
- a CDS encoding glycoside hydrolase family 20 protein yields MRLIKTTLVALFILVSSAVVAQKDIAIIPKPANIEVKEGVFQFSENTKIIATTATQKEIATALMNKFKAATGWQPEFSNKKPKNNYIEFKIDKNLNREAYQLEVTSKSIVITAKENAGLIYGLETIRQLLPTAIESKNQVSNLNWVIPNVSIKDEPRFQWRGLMLDLSRHFFDKNYVIQTIDRLAMLKMNVLHLHLVDDQGWRIEIKKYPKLTEIGAWRVNQENVIWNARLTVDPNEKGTYGGFLTQEELKEIVKYAATKNIQVIPEIEMPAHVSSAIAAYPELACFNQKIGVPSGGVWPITDIYCAGKENTFEFLEDVIDEVIAIFPSKYIHIGGDEATKTNWETCPHCQKRMQEEGLKNVHELQSYFVKRMEKYINSKGKKVIGWDEILEGGLAPDATVMSWRGTEGGIEASKQGHDVIMTPESHCYFNIYQGPQNEEPLAFGGFIPLTKVYHFDPVVDEMTPEQAKHILGAQANLWAEYIESTQESEYMIFPRLGAMAEVLWSPKAARNWNDFTTRLPSLLARFDYLGINYSKSAYLVSAASKAHLDKKQIKVALKNEFPNADIRYVLDNKNLDNQAIKYTDSITIQGTTILKASLFKEDKPIGKVFTDSIQFHKAVANKLTFKNPYHENYKADGPLGLVNIIRGSKNFHDGQWQAWLVDDMEVVIDLEKNQSIHQVTLGALENQGSGIYFPTEIKAFISTDGKMYKEVGKIIRPFAINSNSELKDFKISFEKTNARFVKVIATNLKKSPKGESSFLFFDEILVD; encoded by the coding sequence ATGAGATTAATCAAAACAACCCTAGTAGCGCTTTTCATTCTTGTTTCGAGTGCTGTTGTTGCACAAAAAGACATTGCTATAATACCAAAACCCGCTAATATCGAGGTTAAAGAAGGCGTTTTTCAGTTTTCTGAAAACACTAAAATTATTGCTACGACTGCAACTCAAAAAGAAATAGCAACTGCTTTGATGAACAAATTTAAAGCCGCAACGGGATGGCAGCCTGAATTTTCGAATAAAAAACCAAAGAACAACTATATCGAATTCAAAATAGATAAAAATCTGAATCGTGAGGCGTACCAATTAGAAGTAACTTCTAAAAGTATTGTAATTACTGCCAAAGAAAATGCGGGTTTGATTTATGGACTGGAAACTATTAGACAATTATTACCCACAGCTATCGAAAGTAAAAATCAGGTGTCCAATTTAAATTGGGTTATTCCAAATGTTAGTATTAAAGATGAACCTCGTTTTCAATGGAGAGGTTTGATGCTGGATTTATCGCGTCACTTTTTTGATAAAAATTATGTAATTCAAACAATTGACCGATTGGCAATGCTAAAAATGAATGTATTGCATTTGCATTTAGTTGACGATCAAGGCTGGCGAATTGAAATTAAAAAATATCCAAAACTAACAGAAATTGGCGCCTGGAGAGTCAATCAGGAAAATGTGATTTGGAATGCCAGATTAACTGTTGATCCAAATGAAAAAGGAACTTATGGAGGATTTTTAACCCAAGAGGAATTAAAAGAAATTGTAAAATACGCCGCAACTAAAAATATTCAAGTTATTCCAGAAATCGAAATGCCAGCTCACGTGAGCAGTGCTATTGCTGCTTATCCTGAATTGGCTTGTTTCAATCAAAAAATAGGTGTGCCATCTGGTGGAGTTTGGCCTATTACGGATATTTATTGTGCGGGAAAAGAGAATACTTTTGAATTTTTAGAAGATGTAATTGACGAGGTGATTGCCATTTTTCCTTCAAAATACATTCACATTGGTGGAGATGAAGCAACTAAAACCAATTGGGAAACCTGTCCTCATTGTCAAAAAAGAATGCAGGAGGAAGGTTTGAAAAATGTACATGAATTACAGAGTTATTTTGTAAAACGAATGGAGAAATACATCAATTCGAAAGGCAAAAAAGTAATTGGCTGGGACGAAATTTTAGAAGGTGGATTGGCTCCTGATGCCACAGTAATGAGCTGGAGAGGAACTGAAGGCGGAATTGAAGCTTCTAAACAAGGTCACGATGTAATTATGACACCAGAATCACATTGTTATTTTAACATCTATCAAGGGCCTCAAAATGAAGAACCTTTGGCTTTTGGAGGATTTATTCCACTGACTAAAGTATATCATTTTGATCCTGTGGTGGACGAAATGACACCAGAACAAGCCAAACATATTTTAGGCGCTCAGGCTAATTTATGGGCTGAATACATTGAGAGTACACAAGAATCAGAATACATGATTTTTCCAAGATTAGGAGCTATGGCAGAGGTTTTATGGAGTCCAAAAGCAGCCCGAAACTGGAATGATTTTACAACCAGATTACCTTCTTTATTAGCACGTTTTGATTATTTGGGAATCAATTATTCTAAAAGTGCTTATTTGGTATCTGCTGCTTCAAAGGCTCATTTGGATAAAAAACAGATAAAAGTAGCTTTGAAAAATGAATTTCCTAATGCGGATATTCGCTATGTTTTGGACAATAAAAATTTAGACAATCAAGCCATAAAATACACTGATTCTATTACAATTCAAGGAACAACTATTTTAAAAGCTTCTTTGTTTAAAGAAGATAAACCGATAGGTAAAGTTTTTACGGATAGCATTCAATTTCATAAAGCGGTAGCTAATAAATTGACTTTTAAAAATCCATATCATGAAAACTACAAAGCGGATGGTCCATTGGGTTTAGTTAATATTATTAGAGGAAGCAAAAATTTTCATGACGGACAATGGCAAGCCTGGCTGGTGGATGATATGGAAGTAGTTATTGATTTAGAGAAAAACCAATCCATTCATCAGGTAACTTTAGGGGCTTTAGAAAATCAAGGTTCGGGGATTTATTTTCCAACCGAAATAAAAGCTTTTATTTCTACCGATGGAAAAATGTATAAAGAAGTTGGGAAAATAATTCGTCCGTTTGCTATTAATTCGAATTCAGAATTGAAAGATTTTAAAATTAGTTTCGAAAAAACCAATGCGAGATTTGTAAAAGTAATTGCAACTAATTTAAAGAAAAGTCCAAAAGGAGAAAGTTCTTTTCTGTTTTTTGACGAAATTTTAGTTGATTAA
- a CDS encoding glycoside hydrolase family 35 protein, with protein sequence MNKILFKLRVLLICLMPFFNMAQTKGFSISNGEFHQDGKIIKIHSGEMHYERIPKEYWRHRLQMLKAMGMNTVATYVFWNYHEIEPGVWDFKTGNKDLAEFLRIAKSEGLYVILRPGPYACGEWEFGGYPWWLQNNPDLVIRTNNKAFLEACKTYLENLYAVVKGNFANQGGPIIMVQAENEFGSYVSQRTDISAEDHKAYKTAIYNMLKETGFPEPFFTSDGTWLFEGGAVEGVLPTANGESNIENLKKQVDKFHKGQGPYMVAEFYSGWLDHWAEPFVKIGSEEIASQTKKYLDAGVSFNYYMAHGGTNFGFTSGANYNEESDIQPDITSYDYDAPISEAGWATPKFMAIRDVMQKYSKTKLAAIPEKIPVTKYPNQGIKSSMDVLSWIKKEKPVVNDQPLTFEKLGQGNGYVLYRKRFTQPISSGKLKIEGLRDFTTVYVNGVKVGELNRVFKNYELTISIPFNGILEILVENMGRINYGAEIVHNTKGIIAPVFINEYEISGGWEMYKMPMNEVPAIKNETIKSGRPVLYEATVNIDKPADTFLDMTNWGKGIVFVNGHNLGRYWKLGPQQTLYVPGCWLKAGENKFVVLEQLNENTQTELTFTDQPILEKLNRDTN encoded by the coding sequence ATGAATAAGATATTATTTAAGCTCCGAGTATTATTGATTTGCCTGATGCCGTTTTTTAATATGGCGCAAACCAAAGGATTTTCTATATCTAATGGAGAATTTCATCAAGACGGGAAAATTATTAAAATACATTCGGGAGAAATGCACTATGAGCGTATTCCTAAAGAATATTGGAGACATCGATTACAAATGCTTAAAGCTATGGGAATGAATACTGTGGCAACTTATGTGTTTTGGAATTATCATGAAATTGAGCCAGGTGTATGGGATTTTAAAACAGGAAATAAAGATTTGGCTGAGTTTTTACGCATTGCTAAAAGTGAAGGGTTATATGTGATTCTTAGGCCAGGTCCGTATGCATGTGGGGAATGGGAATTTGGAGGATATCCTTGGTGGCTGCAAAATAATCCAGATTTAGTAATTCGTACCAATAACAAAGCATTTTTAGAAGCTTGTAAAACATATCTGGAAAATTTGTATGCAGTGGTAAAAGGAAATTTTGCTAATCAGGGAGGGCCAATTATTATGGTTCAGGCTGAAAATGAATTTGGTTCTTATGTTTCTCAAAGAACCGATATTAGTGCTGAGGATCATAAAGCATACAAAACAGCCATTTACAATATGCTTAAAGAAACGGGGTTTCCAGAGCCTTTTTTTACTTCTGACGGTACCTGGTTGTTTGAAGGCGGTGCTGTTGAAGGCGTGTTACCTACTGCAAATGGAGAATCAAATATAGAGAATTTAAAGAAGCAGGTTGATAAATTCCATAAAGGACAAGGACCATATATGGTAGCAGAGTTTTATTCTGGCTGGTTGGATCATTGGGCAGAACCATTTGTTAAGATTGGATCTGAGGAAATTGCAAGCCAAACTAAAAAATACCTTGATGCAGGTGTTTCTTTTAATTATTATATGGCGCATGGTGGTACTAATTTTGGATTTACCTCTGGAGCAAATTATAATGAAGAAAGTGATATTCAGCCTGATATTACAAGCTATGATTATGATGCGCCTATTAGCGAAGCAGGTTGGGCAACACCAAAATTCATGGCTATACGTGATGTCATGCAAAAGTATTCTAAAACAAAACTAGCAGCGATTCCAGAGAAAATACCAGTTACAAAATATCCTAATCAGGGTATCAAATCGAGTATGGATGTTTTAAGCTGGATCAAAAAAGAAAAACCGGTTGTAAATGATCAACCTTTGACATTTGAAAAGTTAGGTCAGGGAAATGGATATGTTTTGTATCGAAAAAGATTTACGCAGCCAATTTCTTCTGGAAAATTAAAGATTGAGGGATTGAGAGACTTTACTACAGTTTATGTAAATGGAGTTAAGGTCGGTGAATTGAATAGAGTTTTCAAAAATTATGAGTTGACAATTTCTATTCCTTTTAACGGTATTTTAGAAATTCTGGTTGAAAATATGGGACGTATTAATTACGGAGCCGAAATTGTACATAATACTAAAGGAATTATTGCTCCAGTATTCATTAATGAGTATGAAATTAGTGGTGGATGGGAAATGTATAAAATGCCGATGAATGAAGTGCCAGCTATTAAAAATGAAACGATAAAATCGGGACGCCCAGTTTTATATGAAGCTACAGTAAACATAGATAAGCCTGCCGACACTTTTCTGGATATGACAAATTGGGGAAAGGGAATTGTATTTGTTAACGGGCACAATCTTGGACGCTACTGGAAATTAGGACCGCAACAAACGCTTTATGTACCAGGCTGTTGGTTGAAAGCGGGCGAGAATAAGTTTGTTGTATTGGAGCAGCTTAATGAAAATACCCAGACAGAATTAACTTTTACAGATCAACCGATACTTGAAAAGTTAAATAGAGATACAAACTAA
- a CDS encoding alpha-L-fucosidase, with translation MKKSIAIIALLFSVQMFSQAIYEDERYVPETDPLVLKNLDEWQGKKFGLLMHWGTYSEWGIVESWSICPEDYGWCERKKGSNPSNYNQYVKDYEGLKKNFNPTKFNPEKWAKAAKNAGMKYMVFTTKHHDGFNMFDTKYSDYKVTDAGCAFSTNPKANIAKEVFNAFRKENISTGAYFSKPDWHNENYWDPYFPPFDRNVNYDPAAYPDKWKKYVDFTHNQILELLTDYGKIDILWLDGGWVAKTSKEDVKKGFAEKFAENESGNGFIKHRVVDQDIKMDELVVKARQKQPGLIVVDRAVHGKNQNYLTPENRVPEKTLPYPWESCITSGGGWSYTPDAKYLTGRQGIHMLIDVVAKGGNLLLNVAPGPDGEWQQGAYDLLVAYGDWMKVNNTAIYNTKPIAPYKENNICMTQNKAGNVFLFYLAKEGENTIPSEVIVNSISPKKGTKITMLGSKTSLKWTKLDKGFKVVIPESLRNNLPSKEAWTLKIEAINR, from the coding sequence ATGAAAAAAAGTATAGCAATCATAGCCCTATTATTTTCGGTACAAATGTTTTCACAAGCCATTTATGAAGACGAAAGATATGTGCCAGAAACAGATCCATTAGTACTAAAAAATTTGGACGAATGGCAGGGCAAAAAGTTTGGTTTGCTAATGCACTGGGGAACTTACAGTGAATGGGGAATTGTGGAATCCTGGTCGATTTGTCCAGAAGATTATGGATGGTGCGAACGCAAAAAAGGAAGCAATCCATCCAATTACAATCAATATGTAAAAGATTATGAAGGATTGAAAAAAAACTTCAATCCCACTAAATTTAATCCTGAAAAATGGGCAAAAGCAGCTAAAAATGCCGGAATGAAATACATGGTTTTTACCACAAAACACCATGATGGATTTAATATGTTCGATACCAAATATTCGGATTATAAAGTAACCGATGCAGGTTGTGCTTTTAGTACAAATCCAAAAGCAAATATTGCAAAAGAAGTTTTTAATGCTTTTAGAAAAGAAAATATTTCAACAGGAGCTTATTTCTCGAAACCAGACTGGCATAACGAAAATTATTGGGATCCTTATTTTCCACCTTTCGACAGAAATGTAAATTATGATCCAGCGGCATATCCGGATAAATGGAAAAAATACGTTGACTTCACGCATAACCAAATTTTAGAATTATTGACGGATTACGGTAAAATTGATATTTTATGGCTAGATGGTGGCTGGGTTGCTAAAACCAGCAAAGAGGATGTTAAGAAAGGATTTGCTGAAAAATTTGCAGAAAACGAATCAGGGAACGGATTTATCAAACACAGAGTAGTAGATCAGGACATTAAAATGGATGAATTGGTAGTTAAAGCACGTCAAAAACAACCCGGATTAATTGTAGTTGACAGAGCAGTTCACGGAAAAAACCAAAACTACTTAACTCCTGAAAACCGTGTTCCAGAGAAAACTTTGCCTTATCCTTGGGAATCTTGTATTACTTCAGGCGGAGGATGGTCTTACACTCCGGATGCTAAATATTTAACAGGAAGACAAGGGATTCACATGTTGATTGATGTGGTTGCCAAAGGTGGAAATTTGTTGCTAAATGTAGCTCCTGGACCTGATGGCGAATGGCAGCAAGGTGCTTATGATTTATTGGTAGCTTACGGTGATTGGATGAAAGTAAACAACACTGCCATTTATAACACTAAACCTATTGCTCCATACAAAGAAAATAATATTTGTATGACTCAAAATAAGGCAGGAAATGTGTTCTTGTTTTATTTGGCTAAAGAAGGAGAAAACACCATTCCATCAGAAGTGATTGTGAATTCGATTAGTCCAAAAAAAGGAACAAAAATCACCATGTTAGGTTCTAAAACGTCCTTAAAATGGACTAAATTAGACAAAGGATTTAAAGTGGTAATTCCAGAAAGTTTGAGAAATAATTTACCATCAAAAGAAGCCTGGACTTTAAAAATTGAAGCGATTAACAGATAA